From the genome of Nocardia sp. NBC_01503, one region includes:
- a CDS encoding MCE family protein — MSNPERVLFWRRTEKLRKRTMGLLFFLVVALFLWSTIAIYNKQFVDTVRVNLLTDTVGNALTRNADVKVRGVNVGEVRSSSYDGHQVTLDLALDPAKAGKIPANVTARLLPKTLFGERYVDLVWPEQPDGKFLTAGMTLHQDTSGHAIEVSQLLDHLLPLLQALPPQYLASTLGAISQALQGQGAELGKTIDRLDDIFTQVNTELPTLQEDLKSFADVATVYSDAAPQLVDALDNLRTTNATIVQKRPDIDQMLATLTPSSSDLADFLVANRDNIIDVAADSRPALEALARFSPGYTCALKNFAQMKPRIDELFGKGTDLPGSRVTVEIVNPRGRYVPNQDEPRWFDPRGALCIPEYPLTVDPGQYTDGSANDGSYQVPSRTPGDQNIGIMPSPQYKVFGPHAPTTAGSPQEQQTLNSIYGAANGVSPDQVPSWMSRIAAPAFRGSEVSIR, encoded by the coding sequence ATGAGCAATCCAGAGCGGGTGCTGTTCTGGCGTCGGACCGAGAAGCTGCGCAAGCGGACCATGGGGTTGCTGTTCTTCCTGGTGGTGGCGCTGTTCCTGTGGTCGACGATCGCCATTTACAACAAGCAGTTCGTCGATACCGTGCGGGTGAATCTGCTGACCGATACCGTCGGCAATGCGCTGACCCGCAATGCCGATGTGAAGGTCCGCGGCGTGAATGTCGGTGAGGTGCGGTCGAGTTCGTACGACGGCCATCAGGTGACGCTGGACCTGGCGCTGGATCCGGCCAAGGCCGGCAAGATTCCGGCCAATGTGACCGCGCGCCTGTTGCCCAAAACCCTCTTCGGTGAGCGCTATGTGGATCTGGTGTGGCCGGAGCAGCCGGACGGCAAATTCCTCACCGCGGGGATGACCCTGCACCAGGACACCAGCGGCCATGCCATCGAGGTGAGCCAGCTGCTGGATCATCTGCTGCCGCTGCTGCAGGCGCTGCCGCCGCAGTACCTGGCCTCCACGCTCGGTGCGATCTCGCAGGCGTTGCAGGGTCAGGGTGCGGAGCTGGGCAAGACCATCGATCGCCTGGACGACATCTTCACCCAGGTGAATACCGAATTGCCCACGCTGCAGGAGGATTTGAAGAGCTTCGCCGATGTGGCGACGGTGTACTCCGATGCCGCACCGCAATTGGTGGACGCGCTGGACAATCTGCGCACCACCAATGCGACCATCGTGCAGAAGCGCCCGGATATCGATCAGATGCTGGCCACTTTGACCCCCAGCTCCTCGGATCTGGCGGACTTCCTGGTCGCCAACCGCGACAACATCATCGATGTGGCGGCGGATTCGCGGCCCGCGTTGGAGGCGCTGGCCAGGTTCTCGCCCGGCTACACCTGTGCGCTGAAGAACTTCGCGCAGATGAAGCCGCGCATCGACGAGCTGTTCGGTAAGGGCACCGATCTGCCCGGTTCGCGCGTGACGGTGGAGATCGTCAATCCGCGCGGCCGCTATGTGCCCAATCAGGATGAGCCGCGCTGGTTCGATCCCCGTGGCGCGCTGTGCATTCCGGAGTATCCGCTGACCGTGGATCCGGGCCAGTACACCGACGGCTCCGCCAATGACGGCTCCTACCAGGTGCCCAGCCGGACCCCGGGTGATCAGAACATCGGGATCATGCCGTCCCCGCAGTACAAGGTTTTCGGCCCGCACGCGCCGACCACCGCCGGTTCTCCGCAGGAGCAGCAGACCCTGAACTCGATCTACGGTGCGGCCAATGGCGTCTCGCCGGACCAGGTGCCCAGCTGGATGTCGCGCATCGCGGCCCCGGCCTTCCGCGGCAGCGAGGTGAGCATTCGATGA
- a CDS encoding MlaD family protein, which produces MRDLLRGLGGTLTKLIVFILVTVFATGVLALTIANYGGGGTKFNARFTDVTSLNPGDEVRIAGVRVGKVTKVSIVDKRLANVEFEVTDRNWLPASTTAAIKYRNLVGQRYIALEQGAGEQGRKLNKGATIPLERTKPALNLTELFNGFRPLFQTLTPDDVNKLSYNIIQVFQGEKGTITDLVANTAALTNKIADKDAVIGSVITNLNAILAAVNEHDGQLDQLIVNTEALVTGLNAERGTIGSAVTSLGNLASATADLLVPVRPNLQGAIAGLNQLTGTLNDRSDEVNEGLTNLPIKMDKLGRAASYGSWFQFYLCGIDIVAGPGTADAPQLNLPAAIQNMPTVNQPIYTNPAPRCHGKGGR; this is translated from the coding sequence ATGAGGGATCTGCTGCGCGGTCTCGGCGGCACGCTGACCAAACTGATCGTCTTCATTCTGGTGACGGTCTTCGCCACCGGCGTGCTGGCGCTGACCATCGCCAATTACGGTGGCGGCGGTACCAAGTTCAATGCCCGGTTCACCGATGTGACGTCGTTGAATCCGGGTGACGAGGTGCGTATCGCGGGTGTGCGCGTCGGCAAGGTGACCAAGGTGTCCATTGTCGACAAGCGGCTGGCGAATGTGGAGTTCGAGGTCACCGACCGCAATTGGCTGCCCGCCTCCACCACCGCGGCGATCAAGTACCGGAACCTGGTGGGACAGCGGTACATCGCGCTGGAGCAGGGTGCGGGGGAGCAGGGTCGCAAGCTCAACAAGGGCGCGACGATTCCGCTCGAGCGCACCAAGCCCGCGCTGAATCTGACCGAGCTGTTCAACGGTTTCCGGCCGCTGTTCCAGACGCTCACCCCGGATGATGTGAACAAGCTGTCCTACAACATCATTCAGGTGTTCCAGGGCGAGAAGGGCACCATCACCGATCTGGTCGCCAATACCGCCGCGCTGACCAACAAAATCGCCGACAAGGATGCCGTCATCGGTTCGGTGATCACCAATCTCAATGCCATTCTGGCCGCGGTGAATGAGCACGACGGCCAGTTGGATCAGCTGATCGTCAATACCGAGGCGCTGGTCACCGGTTTGAACGCCGAGCGCGGCACCATCGGCTCCGCGGTCACCTCGCTGGGCAATCTGGCCTCGGCCACCGCCGATCTGCTGGTGCCGGTGCGGCCGAATCTGCAGGGCGCGATCGCGGGTCTGAACCAGTTGACCGGCACGCTCAACGATCGCTCCGACGAGGTCAACGAGGGTCTGACGAATCTGCCGATCAAGATGGACAAATTGGGTCGGGCCGCGAGCTACGGCTCCTGGTTCCAGTTCTATCTGTGCGGTATCGACATTGTGGCCGGGCCGGGTACGGCCGACGCGCCGCAGCTGAATCTGCCCGCGGCGATTCAGAACATGCCGACCGTCAATCAGCCGATCTATACGAATCCGGCTCCGCGCTGCCATGGGAAGGGAGGCCGCTGA
- a CDS encoding MCE family protein, producing MDDRVVLGKRSPAFMGGLGLVLVLLVTMSAFSLDKLPILGAGTKYTAEFSEAAGLKKGNEVRIAGVKVGSVQDVRLAGDRVLVDFRTQDAWIGNETTASIQIKTLLGQKYLALDPKGSDAADPAKDIPLSRTVSPYDVVDAFSDAAADIEDTKTDQLAQSFRVLSEAFSGTPADIRGSIDGVARLSETLAKRDDQLKKLFGATKKTTQVLADRNAEFERLIGNGGQLLAELNVRQQSIAQLLTGAKTIAAELTALVHDNEEQIGPALTNLNKTIDLLNAHQADISKTLTLAAPFYGLYANVLGTGRWFDAVITNLIPPALPDVPGDRAPIRKMGG from the coding sequence ATGGACGATCGGGTAGTGCTCGGTAAGCGCAGTCCGGCGTTCATGGGCGGACTGGGCCTGGTCTTGGTGCTGTTGGTGACCATGTCCGCGTTCAGCCTGGACAAATTGCCGATTCTGGGCGCGGGGACGAAGTACACCGCCGAATTCTCCGAGGCCGCCGGGCTGAAGAAGGGCAATGAGGTTCGCATCGCCGGTGTGAAGGTCGGTTCGGTGCAGGATGTGCGCCTGGCCGGCGACCGGGTGTTGGTGGACTTCCGCACCCAGGACGCCTGGATCGGCAATGAGACCACCGCGTCCATCCAGATCAAGACGCTGCTCGGGCAGAAGTATCTGGCGCTGGACCCCAAGGGCTCCGATGCGGCGGATCCGGCCAAGGATATTCCGTTGTCCCGCACGGTCTCCCCGTACGACGTGGTGGACGCGTTCAGCGATGCCGCCGCCGATATCGAGGACACCAAGACCGATCAGCTGGCGCAGAGCTTCCGGGTGCTCTCGGAGGCCTTCTCCGGCACGCCGGCTGATATCCGCGGTTCCATCGACGGTGTCGCCCGGCTCTCGGAGACCCTGGCCAAGCGCGACGATCAGCTCAAGAAGCTGTTCGGCGCGACCAAGAAGACCACCCAGGTGCTCGCCGATCGCAATGCCGAGTTCGAGCGGCTGATCGGCAATGGCGGACAGCTGCTCGCCGAGCTGAATGTGCGCCAGCAGTCCATCGCGCAGTTGCTCACCGGCGCGAAAACCATTGCGGCGGAGCTGACCGCGCTGGTGCACGACAACGAGGAGCAGATCGGCCCCGCGCTGACCAACCTCAACAAGACCATCGACTTGCTCAACGCCCACCAGGCCGATATCTCCAAGACGCTGACGCTGGCGGCCCCGTTCTACGGGCTGTACGCGAATGTGCTCGGCACCGGCCGCTGGTTCGACGCGGTGATCACCAACCTGATCCCGCCCGCCCTGCCCGATGTGCCGGGTGACCGGGCGCCGATCCGAAAGATGGGAGGCTAG
- a CDS encoding MCE family protein yields MSNPLTALKASSAKSKVIAGVAVLAVLAAGLAWWGLDKLNTTTITAYFDKSVGIYEGSDVRILGVPVGKVASVTPEGEQVKVVLNVDRKYDVPADAKAAQITPSVVSDRYIQLAPAYKGGPKMARNATIPKDRTATPVEVDRLYKSITELSDALGPNGANKDGAVNELARTAAQNLAGNGDALANSFTQLSKAAAALSDSRTDIFDTVKNLQVFVQMLGDNDAQVRTFNSQLSSLAGFLSDERRDLGDALNLLSVALGDVARFVDNNRELVQNNADALTSLTKTLADQRDDLAKALPLIPTALSNLINVHNGETGTLDMRPNFTDLQNPFGVICKMLDLGKLRPGDPKFDAISRQLKPILDNCTTITDQLTAGVKTPSLVLPFGILGADNEQRNVVPGTVPGVPSDQQPPSQQEGGQR; encoded by the coding sequence ATGTCGAATCCGCTGACCGCCCTGAAGGCGTCCAGTGCCAAGAGCAAGGTCATCGCCGGAGTCGCGGTGCTGGCCGTGCTCGCAGCCGGACTGGCCTGGTGGGGGCTGGACAAGCTCAACACCACCACCATCACCGCCTACTTCGACAAGTCCGTCGGCATCTACGAGGGTTCGGACGTCCGCATCCTCGGCGTGCCCGTCGGCAAGGTCGCCTCGGTGACGCCGGAGGGCGAACAGGTCAAGGTCGTGCTGAACGTCGACCGCAAATACGACGTACCCGCCGATGCCAAGGCCGCGCAGATCACCCCCTCGGTGGTCTCGGACCGGTACATCCAGCTCGCGCCCGCGTACAAGGGCGGACCCAAGATGGCGCGCAATGCGACCATCCCCAAGGACCGCACCGCCACCCCGGTCGAGGTGGACCGGCTGTACAAGAGCATCACCGAACTCTCCGATGCCCTCGGCCCCAACGGCGCGAACAAGGACGGCGCGGTGAACGAGCTCGCTCGCACCGCCGCGCAGAACCTCGCGGGCAATGGCGACGCGCTCGCCAACAGCTTCACGCAGCTTTCCAAAGCCGCTGCGGCGCTGTCGGATTCACGGACCGACATCTTCGATACCGTGAAGAACCTGCAGGTGTTCGTGCAGATGCTCGGCGATAACGACGCGCAGGTGCGCACCTTCAATTCGCAGCTGTCGTCGCTGGCCGGCTTCCTCTCCGATGAGCGCCGCGATCTCGGTGACGCGCTCAATCTGCTCTCGGTCGCGCTCGGCGATGTGGCCCGATTCGTGGACAACAATCGGGAACTGGTGCAGAACAACGCCGATGCGCTGACCTCGCTCACCAAGACCCTCGCCGATCAGCGCGATGATCTGGCCAAGGCGCTGCCGCTGATTCCGACCGCGCTGAGCAATCTGATCAATGTCCACAACGGTGAGACCGGCACCCTGGATATGCGGCCCAACTTCACCGATCTGCAGAACCCGTTCGGGGTGATCTGCAAGATGCTGGATCTGGGCAAACTGCGGCCGGGTGATCCCAAGTTCGATGCCATCTCGCGTCAGCTCAAGCCGATTCTGGACAACTGCACCACGATCACCGATCAGCTCACCGCCGGTGTGAAGACGCCGTCGCTGGTGCTGCCGTTCGGCATCCTCGGCGCGGATAACGAGCAGCGCAATGTGGTGCCCGGCACGGTGCCCGGTGTGCCGTCCGATCAGCAGCCGCCGTCACAGCAGGAGGGTGGACAGCGATGA
- a CDS encoding MCE family protein → MSRKRFRTAAVAAALGTVTVVAAGCGGNGAFSVPLPGGPSVGDHPMHLDIRFSDVLDLVPQSTVKVDGVAVGRVDKIELAPDGWTASIKAVVNSDVNLPANARAEVKQSNLLGEKFVELSAPANNPDPARLKDGSTIKVENTRTATEVEQVLGALSLLLNGGGVAQLQPIVVELNKALDGRDGKVRSLLEQANTLIDGLNKQVDDITRALDGLDTLSTRVGRQTEQIGKILDELPQGVKILNEQRPQLIALLTQLDRVGQAGFDVLDHSKDNLITDLSSLRPTLQELGKSAGDLVTAFPLIPTYPFPDEAIKSAFGGQVNTWLSVDLEVGTLLSNLGVGKPDPVYIPPQGRQVNVDPTNPYYNGNGPRGGWPTVSLLPLPPTVMPAVALPNDPLGSILQQLGVGPR, encoded by the coding sequence ATGAGCCGCAAGCGTTTTCGCACCGCTGCCGTGGCCGCCGCGCTCGGCACGGTGACCGTGGTGGCCGCGGGCTGCGGTGGCAATGGCGCGTTCAGCGTGCCGCTGCCCGGTGGTCCGAGCGTCGGTGACCATCCGATGCATCTGGATATCCGCTTCTCCGATGTGCTGGATCTGGTACCGCAGTCGACCGTGAAGGTCGACGGTGTGGCCGTGGGCCGGGTCGACAAGATCGAACTCGCCCCGGACGGCTGGACCGCCAGCATCAAGGCCGTGGTGAACTCGGATGTGAACCTGCCCGCCAATGCTCGCGCGGAGGTCAAGCAGTCCAATCTGCTCGGCGAGAAATTCGTCGAATTGTCCGCTCCCGCAAACAATCCCGATCCGGCGCGGCTGAAGGACGGCTCGACCATCAAGGTCGAGAACACCCGCACCGCCACCGAGGTGGAGCAGGTGCTCGGCGCACTCTCACTGCTGCTCAACGGCGGTGGCGTGGCGCAGTTGCAGCCCATCGTGGTGGAGCTGAACAAGGCCCTCGACGGTCGCGACGGCAAGGTGCGCTCACTGCTGGAGCAGGCCAATACCCTCATCGACGGGCTGAACAAGCAGGTCGACGACATCACCCGGGCGCTGGACGGGCTCGATACGCTCTCCACCCGGGTCGGCCGGCAGACCGAGCAGATCGGCAAGATCCTCGATGAGCTGCCGCAGGGCGTCAAGATCCTCAATGAGCAACGGCCACAACTGATCGCGCTGCTCACCCAGCTGGATCGGGTGGGCCAGGCCGGTTTCGACGTGCTGGATCACTCCAAGGACAATCTGATCACCGATCTCAGCTCGTTGCGGCCCACGCTGCAGGAGCTCGGTAAGTCCGCGGGCGATCTGGTGACCGCGTTCCCGCTCATCCCGACCTACCCGTTCCCGGACGAGGCGATCAAGTCCGCCTTCGGCGGTCAGGTCAACACCTGGCTGTCGGTGGACCTCGAGGTCGGCACCCTGCTGTCGAATCTCGGTGTGGGCAAACCGGATCCGGTGTACATCCCGCCGCAGGGGCGACAGGTGAACGTGGACCCGACCAACCCGTACTACAACGGCAACGGTCCGCGCGGTGGCTGGCCCACCGTCTCACTGCTGCCGCTGCCGCCCACCGTGATGCCCGCGGTCGCGCTGCCCAACGATCCGCTGGGATCGATCCTGCAACAGCTGGGAGTGGGTCCGCGATGA
- a CDS encoding MCE family protein has translation MSRLVRNQLILFVIIAVLGVAFVGAKYVRLNNMLGFGLYKVTLQIDDTDKQAAGTGNLSKGAEVTYRGVPVGRVGDLDITPDGVVITLEMDSGKPKVPASAKAIIADRSAIGEQYVDLQPTNNGAPYLKDGSIITGAVLPLPVETLLASVDHFAQTTDLAALSTAVTELGKAFDGKGNDLKVLVDSLNKFTTTGVENLPQTIALIREARGVLATQSEQGPAILNFSDGLDKLTEQLRSSDPDIRRLIGTSTSAGDQLQKLLQESGPALTQDLTNLRTLLLTISPKFYALGPVLQMLPLLSIGASATAPGDGTTHFGLVLETNNPPPCTIGYEGTQAIIDQMKAQNPNFDDSRDDFPFNTEAKCIAPQGSESAVRGGARAELADPSVAQPWDDKPKYDPEKLNLNPVANQLATLMGVTTKR, from the coding sequence ATGAGCCGTCTGGTACGTAATCAGCTGATCCTGTTCGTGATCATCGCCGTGCTCGGTGTCGCCTTCGTCGGCGCGAAGTACGTGCGGCTGAACAATATGCTCGGCTTCGGGCTCTACAAGGTCACCCTGCAGATCGACGACACCGATAAGCAGGCGGCGGGCACCGGCAACCTGTCCAAGGGCGCGGAGGTCACCTACCGCGGTGTCCCCGTCGGCCGGGTCGGCGATCTCGACATCACCCCCGACGGCGTGGTCATCACCCTGGAGATGGACTCGGGTAAGCCGAAGGTCCCCGCCAGCGCCAAGGCGATCATCGCCGACCGCTCCGCCATCGGCGAGCAGTATGTGGATCTGCAGCCCACCAACAATGGCGCGCCCTACCTGAAGGACGGCTCGATCATCACCGGTGCGGTACTGCCGCTGCCGGTGGAGACCCTGCTCGCCAGCGTCGACCACTTCGCCCAGACCACCGACCTGGCGGCGCTCAGCACCGCCGTCACCGAATTGGGTAAAGCCTTCGACGGCAAGGGCAATGACCTCAAGGTGCTGGTGGACTCGCTCAACAAGTTCACCACCACCGGTGTGGAGAACCTGCCGCAGACCATCGCGCTGATCCGCGAGGCGCGCGGAGTGCTCGCCACCCAATCCGAGCAGGGCCCGGCCATCCTGAACTTCAGCGACGGTCTGGACAAGCTCACCGAGCAGCTGCGCTCGAGCGATCCGGATATCCGGCGGCTCATCGGCACCAGCACCAGCGCGGGCGATCAGCTGCAGAAGCTGCTGCAGGAGAGCGGTCCGGCCCTGACCCAGGACCTGACCAATCTGCGCACCCTGCTGCTGACCATCTCGCCCAAGTTCTACGCGCTCGGACCGGTGCTGCAGATGCTGCCGCTGCTGTCCATCGGCGCATCGGCGACCGCACCCGGTGACGGCACCACCCACTTCGGACTGGTGCTCGAGACCAACAATCCGCCGCCGTGCACCATCGGTTACGAGGGTACGCAGGCCATCATCGACCAGATGAAGGCGCAGAACCCGAATTTCGATGATTCGCGCGACGACTTCCCGTTCAACACCGAGGCGAAATGCATTGCGCCGCAAGGCAGTGAGTCCGCCGTCCGCGGTGGCGCGCGCGCCGAACTGGCCGACCCCAGCGTCGCCCAGCCGTGGGACGACAAGCCCAAGTACGACCCGGAGAAGCTCAATCTGAATCCGGTCGCCAATCAGTTGGCCACGCTCATGGGCGTGACCACCAAGCGGTGA
- the rpoB gene encoding DNA-directed RNA polymerase subunit beta, translating to MLEGRILAVSTQTKAGIPGAPKRVSFAKIREPLEVPGLLDLQTDSFAWLIGSPDWREKAVARGDVNPFGGLEEVLEELSPIEDFSGSMSLSFSDPRFEEVKASIEECKDKDMTYAAPLFVTAEFINNNTGEIKSQTVFMGDFPMMTDKGTFIINGTERVVVSQLVRSPGVYFDDSIDKSTEKTLHSVRVIPSRGAWLEFDVDKRDTVGVRIDRKRRQPVTVLLKALGLTAEEIVERFGFSEIMMSTLEKDSTPGQDEALLDIYRKLRPGEPPTKESAQTLLENLFFKEKRYDLARVGRYKINKKLGLNLDQPVTGSTLTKEDIVATIEYLVRLHQGDRMMTAPGGAEVPVDVDDIDHFGNRRLRTVGELIQNQIRVGLSRMERVVRERMTTQDVEAITPQTLINIRPVVAAIKEFFGTSQLSQFMDQNNPLSGLTHKRRLSALGPGGLSRERAGLEVRDVHPSHYGRMCPIETPEGPNIGLIGSLSVYARVNPFGFIETPYRKVENGRVTDEVKYLTADEEDRHIRAQANSPVDADGNFLEERVLARHGNEEMEYVAASAVDYMDVSPRQMVSVATAMIPFLEHDDANRALMGANMQRQAVPLIRSESPLVGTGMELRAAVDAGDVVVNQKAGVVEEVSADFITVMHDDGTRRSYRMRKFERSNQGTCANQRPIVDEGTRVEAGHVLADGPCTENGEMALGKNLLVAIMPWEGHNYEDAIILSQRLVEDDVLTSIHIEEHEIDARDTKLGAEEITRDIPNVSDEVLADLDERGIVRIGAEVRDGDILVGKVTPKGETELTPEERLLRAIFGEKAREVRDTSLKVPHGESGKVIGVRVFSRDDDDDLPPGVNELVRVYVAQKRKIQDGDKLAGRHGNKGVIGKILPQEDMPFLPDGTPVDIILNTHGVPRRMNIGQVLETHLGYIAKTGWQVEGTPEWAKRLPEEMIGQPADTNIATPVFDGAREEELTGLLGSTLPNRDGEKMIDDNGKAVLLDGRSGEPFPYPVSVGYMYILKLHHLVDDKIHARSTGPYSMITQQPLGGKAQFGGQRFGEMECWAMQAYGAAYTLQELLTIKSDDVVGRVKVYEAIVKGENIPEPGIPESFKVLLKELQSLCLNVEVLSSDGAAIEMRDGDDEDLERAAANLGINLSRNEAATVDDLAQ from the coding sequence GTGCTGGAAGGACGCATCTTGGCAGTCTCCACCCAGACCAAGGCCGGTATTCCCGGAGCCCCGAAGCGGGTGTCTTTCGCGAAGATTCGTGAGCCCCTCGAGGTTCCGGGTCTTCTCGATCTACAAACCGACTCGTTCGCCTGGCTGATCGGTTCACCGGATTGGCGGGAAAAGGCAGTCGCCCGAGGCGACGTCAACCCCTTCGGTGGGCTCGAGGAGGTGCTCGAAGAGCTTTCGCCGATCGAGGACTTCTCCGGTTCCATGTCGCTCTCCTTCTCCGACCCGCGCTTCGAAGAGGTCAAGGCCTCCATCGAGGAGTGCAAGGACAAGGACATGACCTACGCGGCGCCGCTCTTCGTGACCGCGGAGTTCATCAACAACAACACCGGTGAGATCAAGTCTCAGACGGTCTTCATGGGTGATTTCCCGATGATGACCGACAAGGGCACGTTCATCATCAATGGCACCGAGCGTGTTGTCGTTTCGCAGCTGGTTCGTTCGCCGGGCGTGTACTTCGACGATTCCATCGACAAGTCCACCGAGAAGACGCTGCACTCCGTGCGTGTCATCCCCTCGCGTGGTGCGTGGCTGGAGTTCGATGTCGACAAGCGCGACACCGTCGGTGTGCGTATCGACCGCAAGCGCCGGCAGCCGGTCACCGTGCTGCTGAAGGCCCTCGGCCTGACCGCCGAGGAGATCGTGGAGCGCTTCGGCTTCTCCGAGATCATGATGTCCACCCTGGAGAAGGACAGCACTCCGGGTCAGGACGAGGCGCTGCTGGATATCTACCGCAAGCTGCGTCCGGGCGAGCCGCCGACCAAGGAGTCCGCGCAGACCCTGCTGGAGAACCTGTTCTTCAAGGAGAAGCGCTACGACCTGGCGCGCGTCGGTCGCTACAAGATCAACAAGAAGCTGGGCCTGAACCTGGACCAGCCGGTCACCGGCTCGACGCTGACCAAGGAAGACATCGTCGCGACGATCGAGTACCTGGTGCGCCTGCACCAGGGCGATCGCATGATGACCGCCCCCGGCGGCGCCGAGGTTCCCGTCGACGTCGATGACATCGACCACTTCGGTAACCGTCGTCTGCGCACCGTGGGCGAGCTGATCCAGAACCAGATCCGGGTCGGTCTCTCCCGTATGGAACGCGTTGTGCGCGAGCGTATGACGACTCAGGACGTCGAGGCCATCACGCCGCAGACCCTGATCAACATCCGCCCCGTCGTGGCCGCGATCAAGGAGTTCTTCGGAACTTCGCAGCTGTCGCAGTTCATGGACCAGAACAACCCGCTCTCGGGTCTGACCCACAAGCGTCGTCTGTCGGCGCTGGGCCCGGGTGGTCTGTCCCGTGAGCGCGCCGGCCTGGAAGTTCGTGACGTCCACCCGTCGCACTACGGCCGCATGTGCCCGATCGAGACCCCGGAAGGCCCGAACATCGGCCTGATCGGTTCGCTGTCGGTGTACGCGCGGGTCAACCCGTTCGGTTTCATCGAGACCCCGTACCGCAAGGTCGAGAACGGCCGCGTCACCGATGAGGTCAAGTACCTCACCGCCGACGAGGAAGACCGCCACATCCGCGCCCAGGCGAACTCGCCGGTCGACGCGGACGGCAACTTCCTCGAGGAGCGCGTCCTCGCCCGCCACGGCAACGAGGAGATGGAGTACGTCGCCGCCTCCGCGGTCGACTACATGGATGTCTCGCCGCGCCAGATGGTTTCGGTCGCGACCGCCATGATTCCGTTCCTCGAGCACGACGACGCCAACCGTGCCCTCATGGGCGCGAACATGCAGCGTCAGGCCGTGCCGCTGATCCGTTCCGAGTCGCCGCTGGTCGGCACCGGTATGGAGCTGCGCGCCGCCGTCGACGCCGGTGATGTGGTCGTGAACCAGAAGGCCGGTGTGGTGGAAGAGGTTTCGGCCGACTTCATCACCGTCATGCATGACGACGGCACCCGCCGCTCGTACCGCATGCGCAAGTTCGAGCGCTCCAACCAGGGCACCTGCGCGAACCAGCGTCCGATCGTGGACGAGGGCACCCGCGTGGAGGCCGGGCATGTGCTCGCCGACGGCCCCTGCACCGAGAACGGTGAGATGGCGCTCGGCAAGAACCTGCTCGTGGCGATCATGCCGTGGGAAGGCCACAACTACGAGGACGCGATCATCCTGTCGCAGCGCCTCGTGGAGGATGACGTGCTCACCTCGATTCACATCGAGGAGCACGAAATCGATGCTCGCGACACCAAGCTGGGCGCGGAGGAGATCACCCGGGATATCCCGAACGTCTCCGATGAGGTCCTGGCCGATCTCGACGAGCGTGGCATCGTCCGCATCGGCGCCGAGGTTCGTGACGGCGACATCCTGGTCGGCAAGGTCACCCCGAAGGGCGAGACCGAGCTGACCCCCGAAGAGCGCCTGCTGCGCGCCATCTTCGGTGAGAAGGCTCGCGAAGTTCGCGACACCTCGCTCAAGGTGCCGCACGGTGAGTCCGGCAAGGTCATCGGCGTGCGCGTGTTCTCGCGTGACGACGACGACGATCTGCCCCCGGGCGTGAATGAGCTTGTGCGCGTGTACGTCGCGCAGAAGCGCAAGATCCAGGACGGCGACAAGCTCGCCGGTCGCCACGGCAACAAGGGTGTTATCGGCAAGATTCTTCCGCAGGAAGATATGCCGTTCCTCCCGGACGGCACCCCGGTCGACATCATCCTGAACACGCACGGTGTGCCGCGTCGTATGAACATCGGTCAGGTGCTGGAGACCCATCTGGGCTACATCGCCAAGACCGGCTGGCAGGTCGAGGGCACTCCCGAGTGGGCCAAGCGCCTGCCCGAGGAGATGATCGGCCAGCCCGCCGACACCAATATCGCCACCCCCGTCTTCGACGGTGCGCGCGAGGAAGAGTTGACCGGCCTGCTCGGTTCGACCCTGCCGAACCGCGACGGCGAGAAGATGATCGACGACAACGGTAAGGCTGTACTGCTCGACGGCCGCTCCGGCGAGCCGTTCCCGTACCCGGTCTCGGTCGGCTACATGTACATCCTGAAGCTGCACCACCTGGTGGACGACAAGATCCACGCGCGTTCGACGGGTCCGTACTCGATGATCACGCAGCAGCCCCTCGGTGGTAAGGCCCAGTTCGGTGGTCAGCGCTTCGGTGAAATGGAGTGCTGGGCCATGCAGGCGTACGGCGCCGCCTACACCCTGCAGGAACTGCTCACCATCAAGTCCGACGATGTCGTCGGCCGCGTCAAGGTGTACGAGGCGATCGTCAAGGGCGAGAACATCCCGGAGCCGGGTATTCCGGAGTCGTTCAAGGTTCTGCTCAAGGAACTCCAGTCGCTGTGCCTGAACGTCGAGGTGCTGTCCTCGGACGGTGCGGCGATCGAAATGCGCGATGGCGATGACGAGGACCTGGAGCGCGCCGCGGCGAACCTGGGCATCAACCTGTCCCGCAACGAGGCTGCGACGGTCGACGACCTGGCGCAGTAA